One genomic window of bacterium includes the following:
- a CDS encoding M28 family peptidase: MVTLFPRRPRLLALSLLLLLALSPLAHADSILACVDQVSVDSYSDYLYNYLYTSDGDSRESGAAGYAGAQQNIYNLFSSFGLDTSLQSGSISGTSYTNVVGVHYGTTNPDQIYVIGAHYDSVGNPGADDDASGVAGVLEAARILSQYNSAATIVFVAFDSEEDGLIGSQGYVSSIAGANVMGMVELDMIAYNPAGTYNDYARIYGDSASSAWKSALASALTTYTSLTVSVMGEMDASDHASFEAAGYDSALLIEYNASSNPYYHRPTDSVDTAGYIDTLYATQMTSGVVALMADEAGTFAPEPTTTALMVSALVALGARVRGRRRVNVTVLRFPGS; encoded by the coding sequence GTGGTTACGCTATTCCCGCGGCGCCCTCGTCTCTTAGCCCTGTCGCTCCTGTTGTTGCTGGCGCTATCCCCCCTCGCCCATGCCGATTCCATTCTGGCCTGCGTGGACCAGGTCAGCGTGGACAGCTACAGCGACTACCTGTACAACTACCTCTACACCAGCGATGGCGACAGCCGTGAGAGCGGTGCCGCGGGCTACGCCGGCGCCCAGCAGAACATCTATAACCTCTTCTCCTCCTTTGGTCTGGACACCAGCCTACAGAGCGGGAGCATCAGCGGCACCTCCTACACCAATGTCGTCGGTGTCCACTACGGCACCACCAACCCCGACCAGATCTACGTCATCGGTGCGCACTACGACTCCGTGGGGAACCCCGGGGCGGACGACGATGCCAGCGGCGTGGCCGGCGTGCTGGAAGCCGCGCGCATCCTCTCCCAGTACAACTCCGCTGCCACCATCGTCTTCGTGGCCTTCGACTCCGAGGAGGATGGGCTCATTGGGAGCCAGGGCTATGTCAGCTCCATCGCCGGGGCGAATGTCATGGGCATGGTCGAGCTCGACATGATCGCCTACAACCCCGCCGGCACCTACAACGACTACGCGCGCATTTATGGCGACAGCGCCTCCAGCGCGTGGAAGAGCGCCCTGGCCAGCGCGCTGACCACGTACACGAGTCTCACCGTCAGTGTCATGGGGGAGATGGACGCCAGCGACCACGCGTCCTTCGAGGCGGCAGGCTACGACTCTGCGCTCCTGATCGAGTACAACGCTTCCTCCAACCCCTACTACCACAGGCCCACCGACAGCGTAGACACTGCTGGTTACATTGACACCCTCTACGCCACCCAGATGACCAGTGGCGTCGTGGCCCTGATGGCCGACGAGGCTGGCACTTTCGCCCCAGAACCCACGACGACCGCGCTCATGGTCTCGGCGCTGGTGGCGCTCGGAGCCCGTGTGCGCGGCCGCCGCCGCGTCAACGTCACTGTTCTCCGCTTCCCGGGGAGCTAG
- a CDS encoding Gfo/Idh/MocA family oxidoreductase yields the protein MQAPIGCAVIGYGPQHNFGWAHSAWIDATPELRLVAVCDLDPARTAAAQEAFPAIRTYNRLEDVWADKEIELVSIVTPHFTHCPVAVAAFEAGKHVVVEKAMCLNVGEATAMVEAGREAGKMLSVHHNRRHDGNYRLIEQIVRSGRLGEVFHIELSAGGFGKPNLAWYTEKAKSGGGFFYWGPHAVDWVLNLIPQRVVSVDGYFHKLVWHQMTNEDQTRAVIRFEGGCVADILWSHIASVGKPLWRILGTQGGVLDTGAGGNVGYQQMITGPSGGSLKVVTMGAQGRQEEEVPYLESDWVNYWQDVANHLLRGGPVPVSGEFGRRVIGVLETSEHSSAQRQTLALPYEEEYWQGIGG from the coding sequence ATGCAAGCACCTATCGGCTGTGCCGTGATCGGCTATGGGCCGCAGCACAACTTCGGCTGGGCCCATTCGGCGTGGATTGACGCGACGCCGGAGCTGCGCCTGGTGGCGGTGTGCGACCTCGACCCGGCCCGGACGGCCGCGGCCCAAGAGGCGTTCCCGGCCATCCGCACGTACAACCGCCTGGAGGACGTGTGGGCGGATAAGGAGATCGAGCTGGTCTCCATCGTCACGCCGCATTTCACGCACTGCCCGGTAGCGGTCGCGGCGTTCGAGGCCGGCAAGCACGTCGTGGTCGAGAAGGCCATGTGCCTGAACGTGGGCGAGGCGACCGCGATGGTGGAGGCGGGGCGGGAGGCGGGGAAGATGCTGTCGGTGCATCACAACCGGCGGCATGACGGCAACTACCGGCTGATCGAGCAGATCGTGAGGAGCGGGCGGCTGGGCGAGGTGTTCCACATCGAGCTGAGCGCCGGGGGCTTCGGCAAGCCGAACCTGGCCTGGTACACCGAGAAGGCGAAGTCGGGCGGCGGGTTCTTCTACTGGGGGCCGCACGCGGTGGACTGGGTGCTCAATCTCATCCCCCAGCGCGTGGTGAGCGTGGACGGGTACTTCCACAAGCTCGTGTGGCACCAGATGACCAACGAGGATCAGACGCGGGCGGTCATCCGCTTTGAGGGCGGGTGCGTGGCGGACATCCTGTGGTCACACATCGCCAGCGTGGGCAAGCCGTTGTGGCGGATCCTGGGGACGCAGGGCGGGGTGCTGGACACGGGCGCGGGCGGGAACGTGGGCTATCAGCAGATGATCACCGGGCCGTCGGGCGGGAGCCTGAAGGTCGTGACGATGGGCGCGCAGGGGCGGCAGGAGGAAGAGGTGCCGTACCTCGAGTCCGACTGGGTGAACTACTGGCAGGACGTGGCGAACCATCTGCTGCGGGGCGGCCCGGTGCCGGTGTCCGGGGAGTTCGGGCGGCGGGTGATCGGCGTGCTGGAGACGAGCGAGCACTCGTCGGCGCAGCGACAGACGCTGGCGTTGCCGTATGAGGAGGAGTACTGGCAGGGGATAGGCGGCTAG
- a CDS encoding alpha-ketoacid dehydrogenase subunit beta has translation MREITYAAAVGEALREEMARDERVFLIGEDIGPVRDPGEDLWAQYRERRVWQTPISESGFTGLATGAAAAGLRPVVEIMYCDFVTCCMDPICNQAAKITLMSGGEFHVPMVIKTPAGGGTREGGHHSQSLEAWFMHTPGLKVAMPGTAYDAKGLLKAAIRDDGPVIYIQHRLLHPQSQQVPEGEWIVPLGQADVKREGTDLTLVAYSWALTKALQAAEALADETSVEVVDPRTLVPLDVDTIAASAAKTGRLLVVHEAPERGGAGAEIVRRVAERFVPLQAPATVLGAKPVAMPYSPPLEDHVLPQVEDIMAAVRRLVAWKQ, from the coding sequence ATGCGAGAGATCACGTATGCGGCGGCAGTCGGCGAGGCGTTGCGCGAGGAGATGGCGCGCGATGAGCGCGTGTTTCTGATCGGCGAGGACATCGGGCCGGTGCGTGACCCGGGCGAGGACCTGTGGGCGCAGTACCGCGAGCGGCGGGTGTGGCAGACGCCCATCTCCGAGTCGGGCTTCACCGGCCTGGCGACCGGCGCGGCGGCAGCGGGGCTGCGGCCTGTGGTCGAGATCATGTACTGCGACTTCGTGACCTGCTGCATGGACCCGATCTGCAACCAGGCCGCGAAGATCACCCTGATGTCCGGCGGCGAGTTCCATGTGCCCATGGTCATCAAGACCCCGGCGGGCGGCGGGACGCGCGAGGGCGGGCACCACAGCCAGAGCCTCGAGGCGTGGTTCATGCACACGCCGGGCCTGAAGGTGGCCATGCCCGGGACGGCGTACGATGCCAAGGGGCTGCTGAAGGCGGCCATCCGCGACGACGGGCCGGTCATCTACATCCAGCACCGGCTGCTGCACCCGCAGAGCCAGCAGGTGCCCGAGGGCGAGTGGATTGTGCCGCTGGGGCAGGCCGACGTGAAGCGGGAGGGGACCGACCTCACGCTGGTGGCGTACTCGTGGGCGCTGACGAAGGCGCTGCAGGCGGCGGAGGCGCTGGCGGACGAGACCAGTGTCGAAGTGGTGGACCCGCGGACGCTCGTGCCGCTGGATGTGGACACGATCGCGGCCTCGGCGGCCAAGACGGGGCGGCTGCTGGTGGTGCATGAGGCGCCCGAACGGGGCGGGGCGGGGGCAGAGATTGTGCGGCGCGTGGCCGAGCGGTTCGTGCCGCTGCAGGCGCCGGCCACGGTGCTGGGCGCCAAGCCGGTGGCGATGCCGTACAGCCCGCCGCTGGAGGACCATGTGCTGCCGCAGGTGGAGGACATCATGGCGGCGGTGCGACGGCTGGTGGCGTGGAAGCAGTAG
- a CDS encoding thiamine pyrophosphate-dependent dehydrogenase E1 component subunit alpha — protein sequence MPDQSEMLRLLTTMLRIRGFEHRLGKYYNYSAYANLGGRRESDRTAALLTSTLYDFASSGMIGGAVHLYVGQEAVATGVCAHLRDDDYVTGSHRGHGHFIAKGGSLRGALAELMGRSGGCSHGYGGSMHLFDPAKGFLGGNGIIGAQIPLALGPAFAAKYRGEDGVSVAFFGDGGANQGTLYEAMNIAALWKLPVLFVCENNLYAATTPQRISSPLPDLAPRAEGFGMPGAIVDGQDVLAVYEVAGEAVRRARSGDGPTFIEAKTYRFHGHCGAESDHAFPDECAEWRQRDPIELLKAKLEPADVARVEAQVGEELDEAEAFAVSSPLPEANEVERFAF from the coding sequence ATGCCTGACCAGAGCGAGATGCTGAGGCTGCTCACCACGATGCTGCGCATCCGGGGGTTCGAGCACCGGCTGGGCAAGTACTACAACTACAGCGCGTACGCCAACTTGGGCGGGCGACGCGAGAGCGACCGCACGGCCGCGCTGCTGACCAGCACGCTCTACGACTTCGCCAGCTCGGGGATGATCGGCGGGGCGGTGCACCTGTACGTGGGGCAGGAGGCCGTGGCCACAGGGGTATGCGCGCACCTGCGCGACGATGACTATGTGACGGGCTCCCACCGCGGGCACGGGCATTTCATCGCCAAAGGCGGCAGCCTGCGTGGGGCGCTGGCGGAGCTGATGGGGCGCAGCGGCGGGTGCTCGCACGGCTATGGCGGCTCGATGCACCTGTTCGACCCGGCCAAGGGGTTCCTGGGCGGCAACGGCATCATCGGGGCGCAGATTCCGCTGGCGCTGGGGCCCGCCTTCGCAGCCAAGTACCGGGGCGAGGACGGCGTGTCGGTGGCCTTCTTCGGCGACGGCGGGGCCAACCAGGGCACGCTGTATGAGGCCATGAACATCGCCGCACTGTGGAAGCTCCCGGTGCTGTTCGTGTGCGAGAACAACCTGTATGCCGCCACGACGCCGCAGCGCATCTCGTCGCCGCTGCCGGACCTCGCGCCGCGGGCAGAGGGCTTCGGGATGCCGGGGGCCATCGTGGACGGGCAGGACGTGCTGGCAGTGTACGAGGTGGCCGGCGAGGCCGTGCGGCGGGCACGGAGCGGCGACGGGCCGACCTTCATCGAGGCCAAGACGTATCGCTTCCACGGGCACTGCGGCGCCGAGAGCGATCACGCCTTCCCCGACGAGTGCGCGGAGTGGCGGCAGCGCGACCCGATTGAGCTGCTGAAGGCGAAGCTGGAGCCGGCAGACGTGGCGCGGGTGGAGGCACAGGTGGGGGAGGAGCTGGATGAGGCGGAAGCGTTCGCGGTGAGCAGCCCGTTGCCGGAGGCGAATGAGGTGGAGCGGTTCGCGTTCTGA
- a CDS encoding zinc-binding dehydrogenase codes for MESLAIFFTGPQTVELRRVRVPDPGRGEVLVRTTKTLISTGTECIAYAHLIEPGTNWERMVQYPWAAGYSHAGVVEAVGEGVADLRPGDRVASFHRHSQYAWGPAESFLPVPEGVTDEEGTFYALTTVVQNAIRKAEHELGDTVVVVGLGILGQLVVQYARLMGAREVIAVDLSEGRLAMAAEHGATATLCMGADAAREPLADLTGGRLADVVYDVTGNPEVFAPAQRLARRFGRLVLLGDTGTPSQQRLVNDFLWRGLRIIGAFSGDPPPDETDHHFWTRKNMARLFFDYVRRGQMRVSDLITHRFRPQEAAEVYKMLLHDRGATVGVVFDWEQV; via the coding sequence ATGGAGTCGCTCGCCATCTTCTTCACGGGCCCGCAGACGGTGGAGCTGCGGAGGGTCCGCGTGCCCGATCCGGGCCGGGGCGAGGTGCTGGTGCGCACCACGAAGACGCTGATCAGCACCGGGACCGAGTGCATTGCCTACGCCCACCTGATCGAGCCCGGCACGAACTGGGAGCGCATGGTGCAGTACCCGTGGGCCGCCGGCTACAGCCATGCGGGTGTGGTCGAGGCGGTGGGGGAGGGTGTCGCCGACCTGCGCCCCGGGGACCGCGTGGCCAGTTTCCACCGGCATAGCCAGTATGCGTGGGGGCCGGCGGAGAGCTTTCTGCCGGTGCCGGAGGGCGTCACCGACGAGGAAGGCACCTTCTACGCGCTGACCACGGTGGTGCAGAACGCGATCCGCAAGGCCGAGCATGAGCTGGGTGACACCGTCGTGGTCGTCGGGCTGGGGATCCTGGGGCAGCTCGTGGTGCAGTACGCGCGGCTGATGGGGGCGCGCGAGGTCATCGCCGTGGACCTGTCCGAGGGACGTCTGGCCATGGCGGCAGAGCACGGGGCGACGGCGACGTTGTGCATGGGCGCTGACGCCGCGCGCGAGCCCCTCGCCGACCTCACGGGCGGGCGGTTGGCGGATGTGGTCTACGATGTGACGGGCAACCCGGAGGTGTTCGCGCCGGCCCAGCGGCTGGCCCGGCGCTTCGGGCGGCTCGTCCTGTTGGGCGACACCGGCACGCCCTCGCAGCAGCGGCTGGTCAACGACTTCCTCTGGCGGGGTCTGCGGATCATCGGGGCCTTCAGTGGCGACCCGCCGCCGGATGAGACCGACCACCACTTCTGGACGCGCAAGAACATGGCGCGGCTGTTCTTCGACTACGTGCGGCGCGGGCAGATGCGGGTGAGCGACCTCATCACCCACCGCTTCCGCCCGCAGGAGGCTGCCGAGGTATACAAGATGTTGCTCCACGACCGCGGCGCGACCGTCGGCGTGGTCTTCGACTGGGAGCAGGTCTGA
- a CDS encoding rubrerythrin family protein produces the protein MASLKGSQTEKNLLASFAGESQARNRYTYFASVARKEGYEQIAFLFEDTANNEKEHAKVFFKYLEGGDVEITAAYPAGAIGDTLANLKAAAAGEKMEWGTIYPEAARVAKEEGFTDIASSFTQIAAVEAEHEARYNILAERVEKGGVFSRPEPIKWRCRNCGRVMEGKEAPQLCPACKHPQAHYEPFCPNY, from the coding sequence ATGGCCAGTCTGAAGGGCTCACAGACCGAGAAGAACCTGCTCGCCTCATTCGCAGGCGAGTCGCAGGCGCGCAACCGCTATACCTACTTCGCCAGTGTCGCCAGGAAGGAAGGCTACGAGCAGATCGCGTTCCTCTTCGAGGACACCGCCAACAACGAGAAAGAGCACGCCAAGGTCTTCTTCAAGTACCTCGAGGGCGGCGACGTGGAGATCACTGCGGCCTACCCCGCCGGTGCCATCGGCGACACGCTCGCCAACCTCAAGGCCGCTGCCGCGGGCGAGAAGATGGAGTGGGGCACCATCTACCCGGAGGCGGCCCGCGTCGCCAAGGAAGAGGGCTTCACCGACATCGCCAGCTCGTTCACCCAGATTGCCGCCGTCGAGGCCGAGCACGAGGCCCGCTACAACATCCTCGCCGAGCGCGTGGAGAAGGGCGGGGTCTTCTCGCGCCCCGAGCCCATCAAGTGGCGCTGCCGCAACTGCGGCCGCGTCATGGAGGGCAAGGAAGCCCCGCAGCTCTGCCCGGCGTGCAAGCACCCGCAGGCCCACTACGAGCCGTTCTGCCCCAACTACTGA
- a CDS encoding PQQ-binding-like beta-propeller repeat protein, translating to MTRLLPILSLMLLAITPLPAEDWPTLHRDGARSGVSGETWAPRNLQVAWSVAADEESVDASPAVVGGRVFVGTAGGAVVCLSAADGAIVWRAQTGGAVMSSPAVAGDRLFVGSADRCLYAFSLADGKRLWTVRTRGAVVASPLVVGDRVYCGSMDGTFRCLSAADGKELWRTREQGGVSAGAASAGDLVYLGDEAGNVVARAGSDGKAAWSTKVAGGIVAAPCVVGEQLIVPVMSPTALSPPEIRCLLVLDRHTGNEVWSCKRASSVMHTPVCDGTNVYFAVVSGYLSDTELLALRLSDGVEMWKRRLGGVADSSPVLAGGVLLLGTHDANFCVVDKDTGTITQALAMEGKMFSSPALVDGHLYIGVQGGRVVCLK from the coding sequence ATGACACGTCTGCTGCCCATACTGAGCTTGATGCTCCTCGCGATCACTCCGCTGCCGGCGGAGGACTGGCCCACGCTCCACCGCGATGGGGCGCGCTCGGGCGTGTCCGGTGAGACGTGGGCCCCGCGGAACCTGCAGGTGGCGTGGAGCGTGGCGGCGGACGAGGAGAGCGTGGATGCATCGCCGGCGGTCGTCGGCGGGCGGGTGTTCGTCGGCACGGCAGGCGGAGCCGTGGTGTGCCTGAGCGCCGCGGACGGCGCCATTGTGTGGCGCGCGCAGACGGGCGGGGCCGTGATGTCCTCACCGGCAGTGGCGGGCGACCGGCTGTTTGTGGGTTCGGCCGACCGCTGCCTGTATGCCTTCAGCCTCGCCGACGGCAAGCGGCTCTGGACCGTGCGGACGCGTGGGGCCGTCGTGGCGTCGCCGCTGGTCGTGGGCGACCGGGTGTACTGCGGGAGCATGGACGGGACGTTCCGGTGCCTGAGCGCGGCGGACGGCAAGGAGCTGTGGCGGACGCGCGAGCAGGGCGGTGTGAGCGCCGGCGCCGCCAGCGCCGGCGACCTGGTGTACCTGGGGGACGAGGCGGGCAACGTCGTCGCCCGGGCGGGCAGCGACGGCAAGGCAGCGTGGAGCACCAAAGTAGCGGGCGGGATCGTCGCGGCGCCGTGCGTGGTCGGGGAGCAGTTGATCGTGCCGGTGATGTCGCCGACGGCGCTATCGCCGCCGGAGATCCGCTGCCTGTTGGTGCTGGACCGTCACACCGGCAACGAGGTCTGGTCCTGCAAGCGGGCCTCGTCGGTGATGCACACGCCCGTGTGCGACGGCACGAACGTCTACTTCGCGGTGGTGAGCGGTTACCTGTCCGACACGGAGTTGCTGGCCTTGCGGCTGAGCGACGGGGTGGAGATGTGGAAGCGGCGGCTGGGCGGCGTCGCGGACAGCTCGCCGGTGCTGGCAGGCGGGGTGCTGCTGCTCGGGACGCACGACGCGAACTTCTGTGTCGTGGACAAGGACACCGGGACCATCACGCAGGCGCTGGCCATGGAGGGGAAGATGTTCTCGAGCCCGGCGCTGGTGGACGGACATCTGTACATTGGCGTGCAGGGGGGCCGGGTCGTGTGCCTGAAGTAG
- a CDS encoding carboxypeptidase-like regulatory domain-containing protein, whose amino-acid sequence MMKRVALLTWAIVALLALGLLAGCGGGDDDGGGEVVTGGTVRGSVISIDDNVGLGGVVIELRTQDATAALVASGTTDGDGNFTITNVPAGTYDVEVVIDEDLGFERATTDPIEVTVITNAQTTIPNILVTDDGVPDPPG is encoded by the coding sequence ATGATGAAGCGGGTCGCACTCCTAACTTGGGCGATCGTGGCGCTGCTGGCGCTCGGACTCCTCGCCGGCTGTGGTGGCGGCGATGACGATGGCGGCGGCGAAGTGGTGACGGGCGGAACGGTCCGGGGCAGCGTCATCAGCATTGACGACAACGTCGGCCTGGGCGGCGTCGTGATCGAACTGCGGACGCAGGACGCCACTGCGGCGCTCGTAGCCTCGGGCACAACCGATGGCGATGGGAACTTCACCATCACCAACGTCCCGGCCGGGACGTATGACGTCGAGGTTGTGATAGACGAGGACCTCGGCTTCGAGCGCGCGACGACCGACCCGATTGAGGTCACTGTCATCACCAACGCGCAGACAACCATCCCGAACATCCTCGTCACCGACGATGGGGTGCCGGATCCGCCGGGATAG